The Sorangiineae bacterium MSr11954 DNA segment TGACCGACGTTCCGTACGTATCGGAGCTGGCGCCGGGGGTTGCCTCGGCGACCGACTCGAAGGATCGCTGGGCGCCGCCGCGCGCACCCGGGTTGGTGACGGGGATGCGCGAGGTGAAGTCGCTGTTGATGTTGGCGCCGCTCGTCGTCGACCCCACGTCGACCGTCGGCGCGTGGGCGACGACGACGACCTCTTGGGCCTGCAGACCCTCCGGCAGAAGGTCGGCGTCGAGCCGGATGGTGGAGTCCGCACGGAGCTGGATTTCGTCGCGTTGATAGGCCCTATAGCCTTCTTTATCGAGGTGCAGCGAGTAAACGCCGGGCGGCAAGGACGGAATGCGGTACGTACCGGTGTTGTCCGTGGTGACGATCTGCTCACCCTGAAGGGCCGGCGACGTCACGGTGACGACGGCGTCCATGACCCCCTTCTTGGATGCAGCGTCAACGACTTTACCCGTAAGAACCGCGGCGCCCACTTGGGCTTGTGCGGGCGCCACGTACGCGATGGCGGCGGACAGCGTGGCGGCGGAAATGATGCAATCAAGCGATCGAAGTCTCATCGTGCACTCCATGGCTCCGGACGAACGAGACGTTCCCGTTCAAGGCCGACGATTGGAATGAGCCAGCGTCGATACGCCATGCATCGGCCCCTTTGGGCAAGAGAAATCCCGGCCCGTCCGAAAAAAAACGCCTTCTGTCAGGTGGGTGACGGCCTTGGTGCGATATCCCTTTTCACCTACGGTGCTCTTCAGACCGGTATGCCGCGAACGCAACTACGCTCTTCGCGCCGGCCCTCCGCGCCACGGACGATGTCCGTACCGAACATGGTATTGCTACGAAGCATCTCCATTTCGAATTTGCAAGACTGGATTATTCGCAATAGCTCCGTTCACGTGACGCGCAGCACTGCGTCATGGCGCGCGTTGCGGATCGGCAGCAAAGAAGCTTTCACACCCTCTCTCCCCAAAGGGGAAAAGTGGGGTGGGGGAGAACGCCAACGCGCGCGGTGGGGGCGAACGCCAACGTGCGAGCGCTCGCCCGCGGTGCCAATTTCCTAACGAGCGATCCGTGCGATCTCCATCGTCGCGGGATCGACGCGATCCCGCTCGATGACGTTCGGCTCGCGGAGCACGGCTCAGTGCGCTACTTGGAGTGGTCTGCAACTGGATCGTGACTGGTCTGCAACTGGATCGTTTCGAAAGGCGCGCGATGAAGGTGCACGGTGATGAAGGTGCACGGTGATGAAGGTGCACGGTGATGAAGGTGCACGGTGATGAAGACGTGCGGCAACGAAGCTCTGCGCTCGACCCGGGCGCGCGGATCGCGCTGGAACGCCGCTCGTGGCGATGGGCGGTGCGTTAAAAACGTCGCGGCGTGCGAGGTGGATCGCACGCCGCGGGATGAATCGGCGTTGGGACGGGGGCCCGGGTTCAGGCGCGGGTGTGGATCGCCCAGGGCGCGGGGCGGGGGCCCGCTTCCCAGTTGTCGTGGCGGCCGTCCCAGTACACGACGTTCAGATCTTTGATCTCGAGATCGTCGAGGCAGTTGACATTGAAGCTCACGTAATCGCCGCCCACCTGCTCGAGGTAGCCGCGGCCGAAACACTGGACTCCGCACGTCTTGCAGAAGAACCGGCGCGCCGTTTTTCCGCCCCACTCGTACCAGCCGAGGTCCCCCTCGCTCGTGAGCAAGGTAAACGCATTGGGCTTGACGATGGCCCCCAGGATGGCGGTCTTCGTACAAATGCTGCAGTTGCAGCGGCTCGCTCCGGCGCTCGGATCGTAGGCGACCTCGAAGCGAACCGCCCCACAGTGGCAGCTTCCCTGATGCTTCGCGACGTCCGACGACTGTTTCTGGCTTTCCGACATGCTCATTTCCTCCATGGTGCAACTGAAGAGATGATAGCGGATGTCATTGACAGCCTTGTGTCAGTTTTTCATCGCGCGGCAAAAGTCGGCCGCGCGCCGGCAACGTGCGCCGGCGCGGGCAGGAGCGCTCAATTTGCCGGCTCGTAGCCGAGGTTGGGGCCGAGCCAGCGCTCGACCTCCTGCACGGAGATGGCTTTTCGTGCGTGGTAGTCGCGGACTTGGTCGCGATCGATTTTGCCCAGTGTGAAGTAGCGTGACTCGGGGTGCGCGAAATAGAGCCCGCTGACGCTGGAGCCGGGCCACATGGCGTAGGACTCGGTGAGCCGGATGCCGGTGCGCTTCTCCACGTCGAGCAGGCGCCAGAGGGTGCCTTTTTCGGTGTGGTCGGGGCAGGCGGGGTAACCGGCGGCGGGGCGGATGCCGCGGTAGCGTTCTTCGATGAGCTGCTGGGGGCTCAGATCTTCGGCGCGGCCGTAGCCCCACTCGTCGCGTACGCGCTTGTGGAGGTACTCGGCGAAGGCTTCGGCCAGGCGGTCGGCGATGGCCTCGGCCATGATGGCGTTGTAGTCGTCGTGGTCGGCGCGGAAGCGGTCGCATAGCTCTTTGAGGCCGAAGCCGGTGGAGACGGCGAAGCCTCCCAGGTGATCGCGGAGCTGTGTTCCCTT contains these protein-coding regions:
- a CDS encoding GFA family protein; amino-acid sequence: MSESQKQSSDVAKHQGSCHCGAVRFEVAYDPSAGASRCNCSICTKTAILGAIVKPNAFTLLTSEGDLGWYEWGGKTARRFFCKTCGVQCFGRGYLEQVGGDYVSFNVNCLDDLEIKDLNVVYWDGRHDNWEAGPRPAPWAIHTRA